In Anomaloglossus baeobatrachus isolate aAnoBae1 chromosome 3, aAnoBae1.hap1, whole genome shotgun sequence, one genomic interval encodes:
- the LOC142294901 gene encoding uncharacterized protein LOC142294901: MRMHRRPHYGQRLLVKALSSCLSIGSKIVTRLNKSYRKRTTLMGNVFLAMKSATVPAIRSFRLVARKRRQDDVISQDRGEKSPTYIVGDTGSTSSIAKSGANPAHPECAGDTHERLPEERPRDSLKRKASTTEDIQSKMLPPAKRAATENVSVLRRKGSQELDTPPVETPPMETPPVETPPVETPTMEIPTMETPPMETPPVHIPPVEIPPVEMPDFWSHGDNLSPEHLSILRSTGEEGMLDDDIIGMAQELLQHQFEGFDGLQPPAVLLVPGYCVLQNAVQIHYDEERVHWLTTCFKDGKILVADSINRRKLSPSIRQQIINMYGVVVDEPLKHLSFLNVDQQKNCYDCGVFATAFAYEFLADGGDPTARFQHEKMRAHLLSCLQNGRIREFPKMVRK; the protein is encoded by the coding sequence ATGAGGATGCATAGGCGTCCACATTATGGCCAGCGGCTGCTGGTCAAGGCTCTCTCATCCTGCTTGTCAATTGGCTCCAAAATTGTGACCCGACTTAACAAATCCTATCGCAAGAGGACAACACTGATGGGAAATGTCTTCCTGGCCATGAAATCCGCCACCGTTCCAGCGATCAGGAGCTTCAGGTTGGTTGCAAGAAAAAGACGTCAAGACGACGTCATCAGCCAAGACCGAGGTGAGAAGAGCCCAACCTACATAGTAGGTGATACTGGATCCACTTCCAGCATTGCAAAAAGTGGAGCGAATCCTGCACATCCAGAATGTGCTGGAGATACACACGAGAGACTGCCAGAAGAAAGACCCCGGGACAGTCTGAAGAGAAAAGCATCAACCACCGAGGACATTCAGTCCAAGATGCTGCCACCGGCCAAAAGAGCCGCTACAGAAAACGTTTCGGTTCTACGTAGAAAAGGATCCCAAGAGTTGGACACCCCACCAGTGGAGACTCCACCAATGGAGACCCCACCAGTGGAGACCCCACCAGTGGAGACCCCAACAATGGAGATCCCAACAATGGAGACCCCACCAATGGAGACCCCACCAGTGCATATCCCACCAGTGGAGATCCCACCAGTGGAGATGCCTGATTTCTGGAGTCATGGGGACAACCTGTCTCCAGAGCACTTATCCATCCTGAGGAGCACAGGCGAGGAGGGCATGCTGGATGATGACATCATTGGCATGGCCCAGGAGCTGCTGCAGCATCAGTTTGAGGGTTTTGATGGCCTGCAGCCTCCGGCGGTTCTTTTAGTGCCAGGGTACTGCGTACTGCAGAATGCCGTACAGATCCACTATGATGAGGAAAGGGTGCACTGGCTGACTACCTGCTTCAAAGATGGCAAAATCTTGGTGGCCGACAGTATCAATAGAAGAAAACTGTCTCCATCCATTCGTCAGCAGATTATCAACATGTACGGTGTTGTGGTCGACGAGCCCCTGAAACATCTGAGCTTTCTCAATGTGGACCAGCAGAAAAACTGCTATGACTGTGGGGTGtttgctacagcgtttgcctacgagtttttggcagatggcggtgaccccACAGCTCGGTTCCAGCATGAAAAGATGAGAGCTCATCTACTATCCTGCCTGCAGAACGGCAGGATCAGAGAATTTCCCAAAATGGTCAGGAAATGA